From Pontibacter actiniarum, a single genomic window includes:
- a CDS encoding endonuclease MutS2, whose translation MIYPENFEIKIGFAQVREMLSELCLSPLGRHFVNRMAFLNRHDLVERLLQQTEEFKQLLESDAEIPLQHYYDPTAYLDRAAIEGTYLDVVQFFEIKMSLRTIRDSLRFISEAEEGQYEALKALGANVSVERSLLAALDKVVDDAGAVRDDASPELQRLKRDLIAQQAVLRKTISSIIRHAKTQGWTPSDVEPTIRGGRLVIPVIAEHKRRIKGLIHDESNTGQTVYIEPESIFELNNDIKDLDNAYHRELIRILVGLTNTLRHHIPELRKAYQYLGLLDFIRAKAALARRIEASKPTLHKYPLINWKQAYHPLLYLAHRQVGKPVVPMDLELNQEQRLLLISGPNAGGKSVSLKTVGLVQYMLQCGLLIPAEDGSGAGIFHDIFIDIGDEQSIENDLSTYSSHLTNMKKFVTVADKRSLVLIDEFGTGTEPILGGAIAEAVLQNLNESRVYGVITTHYTNLKNYAERTPGIVNGAMRYDHKHLQPLYQLEIGKPGSSFAIEIAQKIGLPKHIIDRASKLVGKDKIRYDRLLEELETEKQELEQKVREAAKLEQKLAKSVKEYNELRNFLEESKQDVMREAKGKAKLLLKDANQKIEATIQQIKQSQAEKEKTKEARRGLEEFAQEVRKEEPRPAHKRIANGRIEEGDNVALVGQDSVGQVVSIKGKTAEVLFGGLKTIVKVDNLERVEGQIAKPKKSKMEGSGSFSRGMNMTQRMADFTNTLDIRGEYAEDALNKVMNFTDEALMLGIPEIKIIHGRGNGVLRQVVRDYLYSVREVASVENEAEERGGDGATLAVLK comes from the coding sequence TTGATCTATCCAGAAAACTTTGAAATAAAAATAGGGTTTGCCCAGGTGCGCGAGATGCTCTCAGAGCTTTGCCTGAGCCCGCTGGGCCGCCACTTCGTAAACCGCATGGCTTTTCTGAACCGCCACGACCTGGTGGAGAGGCTGTTGCAACAAACTGAGGAATTTAAACAATTGCTGGAGTCGGACGCTGAGATTCCGCTGCAGCACTACTACGACCCCACGGCCTACCTCGACCGTGCGGCCATCGAAGGCACGTACCTGGATGTGGTGCAGTTCTTCGAGATAAAGATGTCGCTGCGCACCATCCGCGACTCGCTGCGCTTTATCTCAGAGGCAGAGGAGGGGCAATATGAAGCGCTGAAGGCCCTGGGCGCTAACGTAAGCGTGGAGCGCTCGCTGCTGGCTGCTTTAGATAAGGTGGTGGACGATGCCGGCGCCGTGCGCGACGACGCCTCGCCCGAGCTGCAGCGCCTGAAGCGGGACCTGATCGCCCAGCAGGCCGTGCTGCGCAAGACTATCTCGTCTATCATCCGCCACGCCAAAACGCAGGGCTGGACCCCGTCTGACGTGGAGCCGACCATCCGCGGCGGCCGTTTGGTGATTCCGGTGATCGCCGAGCACAAGCGCCGCATCAAGGGCCTGATACACGACGAGTCGAACACGGGGCAGACGGTGTACATTGAGCCGGAGTCTATCTTCGAACTCAACAACGATATCAAGGACCTGGACAACGCGTACCACCGTGAGCTGATCCGCATCCTTGTAGGCCTTACCAACACGCTGCGCCACCACATACCGGAGCTGCGCAAGGCGTACCAGTACCTGGGGCTACTCGACTTTATCCGGGCCAAGGCTGCTTTGGCGCGCCGCATAGAGGCCAGCAAGCCAACCCTGCACAAGTACCCGCTCATTAACTGGAAGCAGGCCTACCACCCGCTGCTATACCTGGCGCATAGGCAGGTGGGCAAACCGGTGGTGCCCATGGACCTGGAGCTGAACCAGGAGCAGCGCCTGTTGCTTATCTCCGGCCCCAATGCCGGCGGTAAGTCGGTGAGCTTAAAAACGGTGGGGCTGGTGCAGTATATGCTGCAGTGCGGCCTGCTTATCCCGGCTGAGGACGGCTCAGGGGCGGGCATCTTCCATGATATCTTTATCGATATCGGGGATGAGCAATCCATCGAAAACGACCTGAGTACGTATAGCTCGCACCTCACCAACATGAAAAAGTTTGTGACGGTGGCCGATAAGCGAAGCCTGGTGCTGATAGATGAGTTTGGTACGGGCACGGAGCCCATATTGGGCGGGGCCATTGCCGAGGCCGTGCTGCAGAACCTGAACGAAAGCCGGGTGTACGGCGTGATCACGACGCACTACACCAACCTGAAAAACTATGCGGAGCGCACGCCGGGCATTGTGAACGGGGCCATGCGCTACGACCACAAGCACCTGCAGCCGCTTTACCAGCTGGAGATAGGCAAGCCCGGCTCTTCTTTTGCCATTGAGATCGCCCAGAAGATCGGCCTTCCGAAGCACATCATCGACAGGGCCAGCAAGCTGGTGGGGAAAGACAAGATCCGCTACGACCGCCTGCTGGAGGAGCTGGAAACAGAGAAGCAGGAGCTGGAGCAAAAGGTGCGTGAGGCCGCGAAGCTGGAGCAGAAGCTTGCCAAGTCGGTGAAGGAGTATAACGAGCTGCGAAACTTCCTGGAGGAGAGCAAGCAGGATGTGATGCGTGAGGCCAAAGGCAAAGCCAAGCTGTTGCTGAAAGACGCCAACCAGAAGATCGAAGCTACTATCCAGCAGATAAAGCAGAGCCAGGCCGAGAAGGAGAAAACCAAGGAGGCGCGCCGGGGGCTGGAGGAGTTTGCCCAGGAGGTACGCAAAGAGGAGCCGCGCCCTGCGCACAAGCGCATCGCCAACGGGCGCATAGAGGAAGGCGATAACGTGGCCCTGGTAGGGCAGGACTCTGTGGGCCAGGTGGTCAGCATTAAAGGTAAAACGGCAGAGGTGCTGTTTGGCGGCCTTAAAACCATTGTGAAGGTGGATAACCTGGAGCGGGTAGAGGGGCAGATAGCCAAACCGAAGAAGTCTAAAATGGAGGGCTCCGGCAGCTTCAGCCGCGGCATGAACATGACGCAGCGTATGGCCGACTTTACCAACACCCTGGACATCCGGGGCGAGTATGCCGAGGATGCCCTGAACAAAGTGATGAACTTCACGGACGAGGCACTGATGCTGGGCATCCCGGAGATCAAGATCATACACGGCCGTGGCAACGGCGTGCTGCGCCAGGTCGTGCGCGATTACCTGTACTCGGTGCGCGAGGTGGCGAGCGTAGAGAACGAAGCCGAGGAGCGCGGTGGCGACGGTGCTACGCTGGCAGTGCTGAAATAG
- a CDS encoding YhcH/YjgK/YiaL family protein — MVLDKLANASRYTSMHPLFELAFQYLQETDLMAVPTGVHEVKGKDLFAIVSEAKGSPKEEAKLEVHRKYIDIQYVISGTDHMGWKDLALCSEPNDPYTEERDAAFFPDKTGNWFDVPAGSFTIFYPDDAHAAMVTEEVVRKVVLKIAVK, encoded by the coding sequence ATGGTTCTCGACAAACTTGCCAACGCTTCGCGCTATACTTCTATGCACCCGCTTTTTGAACTGGCTTTCCAGTACCTGCAAGAGACAGACCTGATGGCCGTACCTACGGGCGTGCACGAAGTGAAAGGCAAAGACTTGTTCGCTATTGTATCCGAAGCGAAAGGCAGCCCGAAGGAGGAGGCTAAGCTGGAGGTACACCGCAAGTACATCGACATACAGTACGTGATCTCGGGCACCGACCACATGGGCTGGAAAGACCTGGCCCTCTGCAGCGAACCAAACGACCCTTACACCGAAGAGCGCGACGCCGCTTTCTTCCCCGACAAAACAGGCAACTGGTTCGATGTGCCCGCGGGCTCCTTCACGATTTTTTACCCCGACGATGCGCACGCGGCGATGGTTACGGAGGAGGTCGTACGGAAGGTGGTGCTAAAAATTGCGGTAAAGTAG
- a CDS encoding sulfurtransferase codes for MVPIIKPHALLSLGQKQNLVLVDVRTGPDARLKYNAAHLKGALYVDLEQDLANKNASPADGGRHPLPGINRFSSLLGQLGIAPESHVVVYDDKYGANAAARFWWMLRAAGHTQVQVMDGGYQAAVAVGVPTGAAAETPAARAPYPFEAWHLPTADINQTANAARAAASLVIDVRAPERFRGEKEPIDLVAGHIPGAVNIPFTTNLDASGFFVPPGQLYTRYRKALCNRKAEDVVVHCGSGVTACHTMLAMDYAGLGIPQLYVGSWSEWSRNERPVATGIEVP; via the coding sequence ATGGTACCAATCATAAAACCACACGCATTACTTTCGCTCGGGCAAAAGCAAAACCTGGTTCTGGTGGACGTCAGAACAGGGCCGGACGCGAGGCTAAAGTATAACGCGGCGCATTTAAAAGGGGCGCTCTATGTGGATTTGGAACAGGATCTGGCCAATAAGAACGCAAGCCCTGCTGACGGCGGCAGGCACCCGCTACCTGGCATCAACCGCTTCTCGAGCCTACTGGGGCAGTTAGGCATTGCGCCGGAGAGCCATGTGGTGGTGTATGACGACAAGTATGGCGCCAACGCCGCCGCACGCTTCTGGTGGATGCTAAGAGCGGCCGGACACACGCAGGTGCAGGTAATGGACGGCGGTTACCAGGCAGCCGTCGCGGTGGGGGTGCCAACAGGTGCAGCAGCCGAAACCCCGGCAGCACGTGCGCCTTACCCCTTTGAAGCCTGGCACCTGCCTACCGCTGATATAAACCAGACCGCAAACGCTGCCCGGGCGGCCGCCTCTCTTGTAATTGATGTGCGTGCCCCGGAGCGCTTCAGAGGCGAGAAAGAACCTATTGACCTGGTGGCGGGCCACATACCGGGTGCCGTTAACATCCCCTTCACTACAAACCTCGATGCAAGTGGCTTTTTTGTACCTCCCGGCCAGCTTTATACCAGGTACAGGAAGGCCCTCTGCAACCGAAAGGCGGAAGACGTGGTAGTACATTGCGGCTCCGGCGTTACAGCCTGCCACACGATGCTGGCAATGGATTATGCCGGTTTGGGCATACCGCAACTTTACGTAGGGTCCTGGAGTGAATGGTCAAGAAACGAACGGCCCGTAGCTACAGGCATAGAAGTGCCATAA
- a CDS encoding glutaminyl-peptide cyclotransferase — MINQTLKTINTNILAATLLTLSTLAGCGDDREKATTVVSNDTIYGPAPAEINYGVAKAYPHDTNAFTEGLLVHEGKLYESTGSPSDLPQTRSLVGVVDLNTGEIDTKVELDRDKYFGEGIVILNDKLYQLTYQAKKGFVYDLNTFEKLDEFTFPSKEGWGMTTDSTHLIMSDGTSQLTYLDPETLKKAKALGVYDNNGPLKNLNELEYINGYIYANVYTTNTIVKIDPKSGQVVGKLYLTSLAQDAKTKNPASLELNGIAYDPATDKIYVTGKMWPNIYEIEFNH; from the coding sequence ATGATCAACCAAACCTTGAAAACCATCAACACAAACATACTCGCAGCAACACTACTCACCCTGAGCACCTTAGCGGGATGCGGAGACGACAGGGAAAAAGCAACAACCGTTGTCAGCAACGACACGATATACGGCCCGGCCCCGGCTGAGATAAACTACGGCGTGGCCAAAGCTTACCCCCACGACACCAACGCCTTTACAGAGGGCCTGCTGGTGCACGAGGGAAAACTGTACGAAAGCACGGGCTCGCCGTCTGATTTGCCACAGACCAGGTCGCTGGTGGGCGTGGTGGATTTAAACACAGGCGAAATAGACACGAAGGTTGAACTGGACCGGGACAAGTACTTTGGAGAAGGCATCGTAATCCTGAACGACAAGCTTTACCAACTTACCTACCAGGCTAAAAAAGGCTTTGTGTATGACCTCAACACCTTTGAGAAGCTGGATGAGTTTACCTTCCCGAGCAAGGAAGGCTGGGGCATGACCACAGACAGCACCCACCTGATTATGAGCGACGGCACCAGCCAGCTAACCTACCTGGACCCCGAGACCCTGAAGAAGGCAAAGGCGCTGGGCGTCTACGACAACAACGGCCCTCTGAAGAATCTCAACGAGCTGGAGTACATCAACGGCTATATTTACGCGAATGTGTACACCACCAATACCATCGTGAAAATTGACCCTAAAAGCGGGCAGGTCGTGGGCAAGCTTTACCTGACAAGCCTGGCCCAGGATGCGAAAACCAAGAACCCGGCGTCGCTGGAGTTAAACGGCATCGCGTACGACCCGGCGACAGACAAGATTTACGTGACAGGTAAAATGTGGCCGAACATTTACGAAATCGAGTTCAACCACTAA
- a CDS encoding MATE family efflux transporter, with translation MPKLQDFPQLVWAAIKGKEQDYTMLGIKHSIILLAIPMILEMMMESLFAIVDIFFVGKLGANALATVGLTESVLMIIYAVGMGISIAATAMVSRRVGEKNYSEAGSITFQLIVTGVALALLMGGLATFFAAETLALLGAAPEVIATGVTYAQIIFAGNVAIILLFLINGAFRGAGQPHLAMRALWLANGANIILDPLLIFGLGSIEGLGLAGAAWATTIGRSIGVLYQLYHLFNGKHLLKLTRENMVLSVGVIIRILKLASGGVGQYLIDSASWIFLTRLMAEFGSSALAGYTVAFRIIMFTLLPAWGLSSAAATLVGQNLGAQKAKRAELAVWLTARYNMVFMAAVTLVFILFGEHLSDFFTDEAVVISVATEALQIITLGYVFFGLGMVMVQAFNGAGDTRTPAAINVVVLWLIEIPLAYLLALYFHFGATGIFIAIAFCHSFHALVSGWLFRRGTWKRIKV, from the coding sequence ATGCCCAAGCTACAAGATTTTCCGCAACTCGTTTGGGCTGCCATAAAAGGCAAAGAGCAGGACTACACGATGCTTGGCATCAAGCACAGCATTATCCTGCTGGCGATACCCATGATCCTGGAGATGATGATGGAATCGCTGTTTGCCATCGTGGACATCTTTTTTGTCGGTAAGCTGGGGGCGAACGCCCTGGCCACCGTGGGGCTCACGGAATCGGTGCTGATGATCATCTATGCCGTGGGCATGGGCATCAGCATCGCGGCGACGGCCATGGTGTCGCGCCGGGTTGGGGAGAAGAACTACAGCGAGGCCGGAAGCATCACGTTTCAGCTGATCGTGACCGGGGTGGCGCTGGCCCTGCTGATGGGCGGCCTGGCCACTTTCTTCGCCGCGGAAACACTGGCCCTGCTGGGTGCCGCACCCGAGGTGATCGCCACGGGCGTGACCTATGCCCAAATCATTTTTGCCGGCAACGTTGCCATTATCCTGCTCTTCCTGATCAACGGCGCCTTTCGCGGAGCGGGGCAGCCGCACCTGGCCATGCGCGCGCTGTGGCTGGCAAACGGGGCCAACATCATCCTGGACCCGCTCCTGATCTTCGGGCTTGGCAGTATAGAGGGCCTGGGTCTGGCAGGTGCCGCCTGGGCCACCACCATCGGAAGAAGCATCGGCGTGCTCTACCAGCTTTACCACCTCTTTAACGGAAAGCACCTGCTAAAGCTCACGCGGGAGAACATGGTCCTGAGCGTTGGGGTTATCATCCGCATTTTAAAACTGGCCTCGGGCGGTGTGGGCCAGTACCTGATCGACTCCGCCAGCTGGATTTTCCTGACCAGGCTCATGGCCGAGTTTGGCAGCAGCGCATTGGCAGGCTATACCGTTGCCTTCCGCATCATCATGTTTACCCTGCTCCCGGCCTGGGGCCTGTCTTCGGCCGCGGCCACCCTGGTGGGCCAGAACCTGGGGGCCCAGAAAGCCAAAAGAGCAGAGCTGGCGGTGTGGCTGACGGCCCGCTACAACATGGTTTTTATGGCGGCTGTTACGCTGGTGTTCATACTTTTCGGCGAGCACCTGTCCGATTTTTTCACCGACGAGGCCGTAGTCATCAGCGTAGCGACTGAAGCGCTGCAGATCATCACGCTCGGCTATGTCTTCTTTGGCCTGGGCATGGTGATGGTGCAGGCTTTTAACGGGGCCGGCGACACTCGCACCCCTGCCGCCATCAATGTTGTTGTGCTGTGGCTCATAGAGATTCCGCTCGCTTACCTGCTGGCTTTATACTTTCACTTCGGGGCCACGGGCATATTCATCGCCATTGCCTTCTGCCACTCCTTTCACGCGCTCGTCAGCGGCTGGCTGTTCCGGCGCGGCACCTGGAAACGGATAAAAGTATAA
- a CDS encoding GNAT family N-acetyltransferase, which translates to MATLSRTDSDNPDFHALVALLDQDLREKDGDEHAFFAQFNKLDKIHHVVVAYKDGAAVGCGAIKAYTTDTAEVKRMFVREQHRGRGIARQALAELEKWALELGYTSCILETGVKQQEAIALYKTCGYTRIPNYGQYAGVESSVCMQKALGKAQPAK; encoded by the coding sequence ATGGCTACCCTTTCCAGAACTGATTCAGACAACCCGGACTTCCACGCACTGGTGGCACTGCTCGACCAGGACCTCCGGGAGAAGGACGGCGACGAGCACGCCTTCTTTGCCCAGTTTAACAAGCTCGACAAGATACACCATGTGGTGGTGGCCTATAAGGATGGCGCCGCTGTTGGCTGTGGGGCGATCAAAGCCTATACAACCGATACTGCCGAGGTCAAGCGCATGTTTGTGCGGGAGCAGCACCGGGGGCGGGGGATTGCCCGGCAGGCCCTGGCTGAGCTGGAAAAGTGGGCACTGGAGCTGGGCTATACTTCCTGCATCCTGGAAACGGGCGTAAAGCAGCAGGAGGCCATTGCACTGTATAAAACGTGCGGCTATACCCGCATCCCAAACTATGGGCAGTACGCGGGCGTGGAGAGCAGCGTTTGTATGCAGAAAGCGTTAGGCAAGGCGCAGCCTGCAAAGTAA
- a CDS encoding HipA family kinase produces MKYNPPELRTVEVTRYVTPLREGGSLPALVEADDEFLYVLKFRGAGQGIKALIAELISGEIARTLGFKVPELVFATLDEAFGRTEPDEEIQDLLRASEGLNLALHYLSGAITFDALVTTVDATLASQIVWLDCLVTNVDRTPRNTNMLMWHKELWLIDHGASLYFHHAGYNWEEQAKRPFVQVKDHVLLPQATELEAVDAAFRSILTPERIQAIVALIPDEWLQTIDSPFESVSEHREVYTKFLETRLAHTDVFIKEAQHARKALI; encoded by the coding sequence ATGAAATATAACCCACCAGAGCTTCGGACCGTCGAGGTGACGCGCTACGTCACCCCCCTGCGCGAGGGCGGCTCCCTGCCCGCCCTTGTCGAGGCGGACGACGAGTTTCTGTACGTGCTCAAGTTTAGGGGCGCAGGCCAGGGCATCAAAGCCCTCATCGCCGAACTCATTTCCGGCGAGATCGCCCGCACGCTCGGCTTTAAAGTGCCGGAGCTGGTGTTTGCCACGCTCGACGAAGCCTTTGGCCGCACCGAACCCGACGAGGAGATTCAGGACCTGCTCCGGGCCAGCGAGGGCCTGAACCTGGCGCTGCACTACCTGTCGGGCGCCATCACCTTCGATGCCCTGGTTACGACTGTAGACGCAACGCTTGCCTCGCAGATCGTCTGGCTCGATTGCCTTGTGACGAACGTGGACCGCACGCCCCGCAACACCAACATGCTGATGTGGCACAAGGAACTCTGGCTGATAGACCACGGCGCGTCGCTTTACTTTCACCATGCCGGGTACAACTGGGAAGAGCAGGCCAAGCGCCCCTTTGTGCAGGTAAAAGACCACGTGCTGCTGCCGCAGGCCACCGAGCTGGAAGCCGTGGACGCTGCGTTTCGCAGCATCCTAACGCCGGAGCGCATCCAGGCCATTGTCGCCCTTATTCCGGATGAGTGGCTGCAGACCATCGACTCACCGTTTGAGTCGGTGAGCGAACACCGCGAGGTTTACACCAAGTTTCTGGAGACACGCCTCGCCCATACAGATGTATTTATAAAAGAAGCACAGCATGCAAGAAAAGCACTTATTTGA
- a CDS encoding DUF3037 domain-containing protein, translating to MQEKHLFEYAVIRVVPCVEREEFINVGVILYCAAQGFLKTVYALNEQRLCSFSDKVDMGELQERLRAFERICAGRREGGTIGSLPVASRFRWLTATRSTVVQTSPVHPGLCADPQQTLDKLYRQLVE from the coding sequence ATGCAAGAAAAGCACTTATTTGAGTACGCCGTTATTCGCGTGGTGCCGTGCGTGGAGCGGGAGGAGTTTATCAACGTGGGCGTGATACTGTATTGCGCCGCCCAGGGATTTCTTAAAACGGTATATGCGCTGAACGAGCAGCGGCTGTGTTCTTTTTCCGATAAAGTGGATATGGGGGAACTGCAGGAGCGGCTCCGCGCCTTCGAGCGCATTTGTGCGGGCCGCCGGGAAGGCGGCACGATTGGGAGTTTACCGGTAGCCTCACGCTTCCGCTGGCTCACCGCTACCCGTAGTACCGTGGTGCAGACCTCACCGGTTCACCCGGGCCTGTGCGCAGACCCACAGCAAACACTTGACAAACTATACCGGCAGCTGGTAGAGTAA
- a CDS encoding PaaI family thioesterase produces the protein MALKDDIADFLIREFPQTKVTVEAVGDKAATVRHKVGHAELRPGGTVSGPVMMAVADVALYVAILGEIGLEALTVTTNLTMNFLRKPSPTRDLIGACSLLKVGKRLVVGEVTIYSDGEEEPVAHAVGTYSIPPRA, from the coding sequence ATGGCGCTAAAAGACGACATAGCAGATTTCCTGATCCGGGAGTTCCCGCAGACAAAGGTAACCGTGGAGGCCGTGGGCGACAAAGCGGCCACGGTGCGGCACAAGGTGGGCCATGCGGAGCTCAGGCCGGGCGGCACGGTGTCTGGCCCCGTGATGATGGCAGTGGCCGACGTGGCCCTATACGTGGCCATACTTGGTGAAATCGGTTTGGAGGCGCTCACCGTCACCACCAACCTTACCATGAACTTCCTGCGCAAGCCCTCCCCCACCCGCGACCTTATCGGCGCGTGCAGCCTGTTGAAAGTTGGCAAACGCTTGGTTGTGGGCGAAGTTACGATCTACTCAGACGGTGAGGAGGAACCTGTGGCGCATGCCGTGGGCACCTATTCCATCCCTCCGCGGGCGTAG